CCGATCGCCGCGAGCAGCGTCGTCGGCGGCACGACCAGCAACGGCCCGGCGCCCGACACCTACGTGGTGAAAGCGGGCGATACGCTCGGCGCGATCGCGGCGCAGCTCGGCGTGTCGGTCTCGGATCTGGCGACGGCGAACGGCATCACCGACCCGGCCCGTATCCAGGTCGGTCAACAGTTGAAAGTCCCGCGGCCGGGGCAAACGCCGGCGCCATCGGCTTCCCCGGCGGCAGGCGGCACGCCGCCGCTCTCTCCGATCGGCGCGGCCCCGACCTCCGCCAGCGGCTCCGTGGCGATTCCCCCGACGGGCGGCGCCCCCTCCGGCGGCGGCACGCCGCGGGCCGGACCCTCTGCCGCCGCGCTCACGCCAGCAGGCGGTACGCCCGGCGCCCCGGGCGCCGCCGGCGAGTACACCGTGCGCTCCGGCGATACCGCGTGCAAGATCGCCCGTGCGAACGACATATCGGTCGCCGAGCTGGCCCAGGCCAACAACATGACAACAGATCAGATTGCGCGGCTTTCGATCAACCAGTTGCTCAAGATTCCGCCGGCGACGGGCCACCGTGACTGCTAGGCGCGAGTAACGGTTGCGGCGCCGCGCTCGGCGGCCCAGCCCGAGGGCAACAGGAAGCGCCAGCCCTCCCGCCACGCAAACGGCGCATCCACCAGCTCTTCGAGCCACCGCCCGCCCAGCAGACTCTCAAGCGCCCAGCGGTTTGCCGAGTGCGAGATGATCAAAACTCGCTTCTGGTCCCAGCCCGCCGCCAGGTCACGCAAGAAATCGCTTGTCGAGGCAACGACCTGGCGATAGCTTTGGCCCCCCGGAAAGGGAATGTCGATACGTCGCGACCGTTCCGCGGCCAGGCGAGCAACGGGCATGCCGTTCAGTTCGCCGTAGTTGCACTCTCGCAAGCGCGCGTCCCGCCGGATGGGGACGTCGCTTCCTGCGAAGGCGATGCGCGCCGTTTCCAGCGCTCGCTCCAGGTCGGAGACGAATACCACCGCGAACCCTCCACCGCGGCGCCGCTCGCCCAGCTCGGCCGCGAGCCGCCGGCCTGCTTCCGAGAGCCTCCCCGGCAACCAACCGCTGGCGAGACCGGCCTCGTTGTCGGTGGAGATCGAGTGGGTTTCGAACCAGATCTCGACGGTCATCGCTCTGCCTCCGTGGCGCCCGCGACGGGCCGATCTATCTTCGCACAGCCGCGGCGTGCCGCTGAGATCGCACCCCGCGGGCGGAGATGGTATCAATGCAGAGGTCACCGGCGGCGATGGCGTGCGCACGACACGCTGGGGGCCGCGGTCGTCGTGGCCGCGACCGAGGGATGGCATGGACGCGGTAGCGGACCGGCCCCTGGGCCGGGTGCGAGTGTTGGAGATGCCCGGTGCGGAGGGGGCGCTGTGCGGCCGCAGCTTCGCGGATCTCGGCGCCGACGTGATTAAGATCGAACCGCCCTCGGGCGATCCCTCGCGGCGGCTGCCGCCCTTCTCCGCCTCGGGCGGCAGCCTGTACTGGGCCGTCTATGCGGCCGGCAAGCGCAGCGTTGCGCTGGATCTCGAGACGGAGCGGGGCCGCGCCCGGCTGCTGCGGCTGGTCCGCATCAGCGATGTGCTGATCGACACGGATCCCACCGGACGCCAGGCGGCGCTGCACCTCGACTATCCGCGCCTGTGCGAAGAGAATCCGGCGCTGGTGCTGACCTCGATCTCGCCCTTCGGCCGGAGCGGCCCGTATGCGCGGCGCAAGGGCTCCGATCTCGTGCAGTTCGCGATGAGCGGCTATCTGCACATGACCGGCCCCGCCGGCGGCCCGCCGCTGAAGGTCTCGGCGCCGTACCAGACCTGGCTGCACGGCAGCATGCACGCCTTTGCCGCCACGCTGCTGGCGCTGCGTCAGCGACGGCGCACCGGCCACGGCGCCGACGTCGACCAGGCGCTGCGCGATACCGGCGCCTGGATGCTGACGCACACCTACCAGTTTTGGGACCTGCTCGGCGTGAATCTGACGCGGCAGGGCGCGAGCCGCGACATGGGCGGCGTGCTGCGCCTGCCCACGATCTGGCCCGCGCGCGACGGCCACATCATCTGGCTTTTCCAGACCGGGTACATCGGCGGCAGCCGCATGCGCCAGCTCGTTGCCTGGATGGCCGAGCACGGCATGGCGCCGGCATTTCTGCATGCGATCGAGTGGGAGAGCTTCGACCTGCTGGGCGCGGGCGCCGCCCAGCGCGATCAGCTCGTCGCCGCGTTCACCGCGTTCTTCGCGGCGAAGACGCGGGCGGAGCTGTTCGCGTGGGCGCTGCCGCGCGGTGTGATGCTGGCGCCGATGCAGACGCTGCGCAACCTGGCCGACGATCCGCAACTGTCGGCGCGCGGCGCCTGGCTGCCGCTGGCCGCGGAGCAGAGCGCTGGCGCGCGCCTGCCGGGCGCGCCCGTGCGCATGAGCGCCGCCCGCTGGGAACGGCGCGGACCGGCTCCCGCGCTGGACGAGCATAACCACGCCGTGCTGGGCGACCTGCTCGGCGAGGCTGTCGTCGCGGCCGCCGGCGACCATGAAGCCGCGGCGAGCCGGGGCAGCACGTCGTAGCGCGGACCGCCCAATCCTCACCGTGATTCGCGGCTGCCGTGCCGCGCGCCGCGAATCAGGGAAGCACTTCGCGCGTCCAGCGCAGGGCATCGACGTGGATGCCGCCGACGGCGCACTCCCAGTGGAGATGCGGGCCGGTGGAGAGGCCCGTGGTGCCGACGAGGCCGATGTTATCGCCGGTGCTCAGCGCGTCGCCCAAACTGACCCTGATTGCGGAGAGGTGGGCGTAGCCGGTGTACATGCCCAGGCCATGGGCCACGGCCACGAAGTTGCCCCGCTCGGCGAGCGGCCCGGCGAAGGCCACCTGGCCCGGCGCCGCGACCGGCACCGGCGTGCCGGCGGGCGCGGCGATGTCCACGCCCGAGTGGTGACCGCTGACCGGGCCACCGTTGTAGGAGCGCGCCTGGCCGAACTGCGTCGTGATCTCGCCCTGGATCGGCTGCACCAATAACCCGTGCCAGAGCGGCGGCGTGCTCGCCGGCAGATACGTCGCACGCAGCGCGGCGAGCTCCTGCGCCACCACACCGGGATCGAGCAGGCTGTTCAGTCCCGGCGGCAGCACGATCTGATCCACGGGAAAGGCCGTGGGCGTGACGGTGACGGGCAGATCGTAGCTGTAGGATCCGAGGCCGGACGACGAGGCGTCGACGTGCACGTTGTAGCTGCCCGGATCGATCTCGATTTCGGAGTCGACCGGCTGGCCCGCGCCGATGATCGCCACCAGGTAGGCGCCGTCGGCCACGAGCGGAAACTGCCAGCCGTTGAAGGTGGCGACGGCGCTGTCGGCGTAGTAGGAATGCAGGTGCAGCGAGAAGGCGCCGGCCTGGGCGATCGTGTCCGTCGAAAGAAAGGTGAACGGCGCGGCCTGCTCGGGCTGCACCAGCACGGCCGTGCCACCACCGCGCGCGGTTAGCGCACGCCGCCCCGCGAGGGCCGAGCCGGCGATCACGCCCAACGAACCCAGGCCGAAGAGGAAGCCGCGCCGGCTGATCGTGGCGCGGGGATCGAGCGATGGAAGCACAACGCCGCACTCGGGAGAGATCTCGCCTCGCCAGTCTACACGCACCTGTTACGATCGCTCAAAGGCGGGGAATGGTGCCGCGGCAAGCAGGAGCAGACGGCGTGCGCGGACCGGCCGTAACGACGCGTTATCGTAAGGCGTTACGTCGTCTGCTATACTCCCTGCAAGCTCGCGCAAGCGCCCAGATGGCGCGTCTTTTCGGTGCTTGCCATGCCCGCGGGTTCGGCCCACGGGCCAGTTCGACGCCGGCTCGCCGGCGGGGCATGGCTGCGGCCGGTGTGGTGTGTGGAGGGTAGCGGCGGTGGAAGACCCGCGCTCGATCGCTGAAGGCATCATCAGCAACGTCGAAAAGGTGATCGTCGGCAAGACGGATGAGTTGCGCCTCACGCTCACGGCGCTGCTCTGCCAGGGGCACGTACTGATCGAAGACGTGCCGGGCGTGGGCAAGACGATGCTGGCGCGCAGCATCGCCCGCTCCACCGGCTGCGTGTTCAAGCGCATCCAGTTCACGCCCGATCTGCTGCCGACGGACGTTACCGGCGTTTCGATCTACAGCAACAAGACGGACGACTTCGAGTTTCGCGCCGGGCCGATCATGGCGCAGATCGTGCTCGCCGACGAGATCAACCGCGCCACGCCGAAGACCCAGTCCGCCCTGCTTGAGGCGATGGAAGAGCGCCAGGTGACGGTGGACGGCGTCAGCCGCAAGGTGCCGTCGCCGTTCATGGTGCTGGCGACGCAGAACCCGATCGAGTACGAGGGTACCTTCCCCCTGCCCGAGGCGCAGCTCGACCGCTTCATGCTGCGCGTGCATCTCGGCTACCCGAGCAAGACCGACGAAATCGTGATCATGGACCGGCAGCAGATGGTCCATCCCGTAGAAGAGCTACCGCAGGTGACGGACGCCAGCGAGGTGCTGCGCCTGCAAACCGCCGTGAAGGCTATCTACGTCGATCCGCTCATCAAGCAGTACATCGTCGAGATCGTCGAGGCCACACGTAAGCATGAGGCCGCCTACCTGGGCGCCTCGCCGCGCGGCTCGCTGGCGCTGTACCGGACCACACAGGCATTCGCACTGCTGACCGGGCGGGACTTCGTGATCCCGGACGACGTGAAGGCACTGGCTTACGCGACGCTCGGCCATCGCATCATCGTCAGCCCTTCGGCGCGCGTGAAGAACATCAGCGCCGCCAGCGTGGTCAGTGACTGCCTCAGCCGCGTGCCGGTTCCCGGCGCCAGGGCGCGCGGCGGCGCCTTCTCCGCCAGCTAGCGGCTTCGCAGGAGCGGGCCAGGTGCCCGCCGTTCCGCGGGTGCACAGCATGCACGGCTTTCGCCGCTTCCACGTTCAGCGCTCGGTGCCGATCATCGCGCTGCTGCTCATAATCTGCATCGGCTTCGCGCTGGCAACGGGTTTTTGGCTGCTGTTCCGCCTTGCCTACGTGCTGCTCGCCGCCGTGCCGCTCTGCTATCTGTGGGCACGCTTCAATCTCAGCCAGCTTGACGTCTCGGTAGAGCGGTTGATCGACCGCGCTCAGGTCGGCCAGAGCACCGACGAGCGCATCACTGTGCGCAACAAGGGGCTGTTCCCCAAGGTCTGGCTCGAAGTGGATGATCCCACCACGCTGCCCGGCCATCGTGCCGGCCGCGTGATCACGCTGGGCGGAAGGCAGCGCCGCTCCTGGCGCACGCAGGCGCAGCTCACGCGCCGCGGCGTGTTCACGGTCGGCCCGCTGACGCTCACCAGCGGCGACCCGTTCGGCCTCTTCCGCGTCAGCCGCCAGTACGGCCGGCAGTCGTCGATCATCGTTTATCCGCCCTACTACGACCTGCCGCACTTCACCGTGCCGCCCGCGAACCTGCCCGGCGAGGGCCGCTTCCGCAAGCGCACCCACTACGTCACACCAAACGCTTCGGGCGTGCGCGAGTACGTGCCCGGCGACAGCTTCAACCGCATCCACTGGCGCAGCACCGCGCGCGCCGGCAAGCTCATGGTCAAGGTCTTCGAGCTGGACCCGGCCAGCGATATCTGGATCGTGCTCGACATGCAGGGCCGCGTGCAGGCCGGCAGCGGCGACGAGAGCACCGAGGAGTACGGCGTCAAGGTCGCGGCCTCGGTGGCGCGGCATTTCCTTAGCCAGAACCGCAACGTGGGCCTGATGCTCTACGGCGAGCGGCTGGAGATCGTGGAGGTCGAGCGCGGCGGCCAGCAGCTCACCCACATACTCGAGGCGCTCGCCGTGGCACGCGCGGTCGGCGATGTGCCGGTCGGCGATCTGCTGAACGTCGAGGGCAAGCGTTTCGGCCGGCACACGACACTTGTGGTGATCACGCCGTCTGTTGACGAGGCCTGGGTACTGAGTCTTTTGCAGCTCACCGGCCGCGGCGTCAAGGTCGCGGTCGCGCTGCTGGAGGCGAGCACCTTCGGCGCCAACACCAATCCGCTGCTGGTCGTCGGCGCCCTGGCGGCGGCGGATGTCTGGACCTATCTCGTGAAACGAGGGGACAATCTCTCGTCCTCGCTTGCGCCGAGCGGCGACGAGACGGTGCAGACGCCGAGGCTTTCATGAGTTCGCGCGGCCCGGCGCTGCAGAGGCGAGCGGCAAGATGAGTCAGGCGAACTGGATCGAGTGGTTTCGCGATCAGCCGGCCGATGTGGAACGGCCGAAGCCGCTCTGGGAGCGGCTGCCCCCCTGGGCCACGAACTGGGAGTCTTGGCTGACCTTCGCGGTTGTCATGCTCACCTTCCTGAGCGTGGCGCGCTCGATCGACTCCGCCCACTGGGTCGAGGGTATGCCCTCCCTGGTGATGATCAGTTTCCTGGCGCTGCTCACCGGCTTCGGCCTTTCGAAGATCAAGATCAACGAACTGTTCCTGCATCTGCTGGCGATCCTGACCGGTGTGCCGGTGGTCGTCGGCTTCGCCCTGAGCTTCATGGGTGAAACCTCGCTGGGGCCGGGTCTCTCGCATTTTTGGCACCGTTTCGGCGACTGGATCGACGTGATCCGCACGGGGGGCATCACCACCGACAACATGCCCTTCGTGACGATCGTCCTGGCGCTGACCTGGATCGCCGCCTATCTCTCCGCCTGGGCGATCTTCCGCTGGCGCAACGCCTGGCTGGCGCTGATTCCCGGCGGCATGGGGCTGCTGACGAACATCAGCTACCTGCCCGGCCAGTTCAGCGCCGACTTCGTCGTCTTTCTCTTCGGCGGCATGTTGCTGGTGATGCGCGTGAACCTGCTCAACCGCGTGCGCGATTGGCAGCGGCGCGGTATCGCCGTCCCGCAGTTCCTGAGCCTGACGCTGCTCAACATCACAGTCTGGATCGGGATCGCCCTGCTGATCGTCGCCTGGTGGGTGCCGCTGGCCGGCGAGTCGCGGATCTTCGCCAGTGCCTGGAACAGCCTCACCAGCCCGCTCGATAACGCCAGTGCCGACTGGAGCCGCCTGTTCAACAGCATCGACGCCAAGCGCGAAGTGCCGCTGCACAGCCTCGGCGCCACGCTGCCGCTGCAGGGTAAAGTCACGCTCAGCGACCGGGTGGTGGCCGAGGTCGATTTCGGCGATCAGTCCAACCAGGGCCGCAATC
This Dehalococcoidia bacterium DNA region includes the following protein-coding sequences:
- a CDS encoding LysM peptidoglycan-binding domain-containing protein → MRQRTVLRSVLLVPAICITLGLGLACGSGGSSKNSPNSKSLSQPQNAPTATVPPSLPSPIAASSVVGGTTSNGPAPDTYVVKAGDTLGAIAAQLGVSVSDLATANGITDPARIQVGQQLKVPRPGQTPAPSASPAAGGTPPLSPIGAAPTSASGSVAIPPTGGAPSGGGTPRAGPSAAALTPAGGTPGAPGAAGEYTVRSGDTACKIARANDISVAELAQANNMTTDQIARLSINQLLKIPPATGHRDC
- a CDS encoding histidine phosphatase family protein, yielding MTVEIWFETHSISTDNEAGLASGWLPGRLSEAGRRLAAELGERRRGGGFAVVFVSDLERALETARIAFAGSDVPIRRDARLRECNYGELNGMPVARLAAERSRRIDIPFPGGQSYRQVVASTSDFLRDLAAGWDQKRVLIISHSANRWALESLLGGRWLEELVDAPFAWREGWRFLLPSGWAAERGAATVTRA
- a CDS encoding CoA transferase, with the translated sequence MDAVADRPLGRVRVLEMPGAEGALCGRSFADLGADVIKIEPPSGDPSRRLPPFSASGGSLYWAVYAAGKRSVALDLETERGRARLLRLVRISDVLIDTDPTGRQAALHLDYPRLCEENPALVLTSISPFGRSGPYARRKGSDLVQFAMSGYLHMTGPAGGPPLKVSAPYQTWLHGSMHAFAATLLALRQRRRTGHGADVDQALRDTGAWMLTHTYQFWDLLGVNLTRQGASRDMGGVLRLPTIWPARDGHIIWLFQTGYIGGSRMRQLVAWMAEHGMAPAFLHAIEWESFDLLGAGAAQRDQLVAAFTAFFAAKTRAELFAWALPRGVMLAPMQTLRNLADDPQLSARGAWLPLAAEQSAGARLPGAPVRMSAARWERRGPAPALDEHNHAVLGDLLGEAVVAAAGDHEAAASRGSTS
- a CDS encoding M23 family metallopeptidase, with protein sequence MRVDWRGEISPECGVVLPSLDPRATISRRGFLFGLGSLGVIAGSALAGRRALTARGGGTAVLVQPEQAAPFTFLSTDTIAQAGAFSLHLHSYYADSAVATFNGWQFPLVADGAYLVAIIGAGQPVDSEIEIDPGSYNVHVDASSSGLGSYSYDLPVTVTPTAFPVDQIVLPPGLNSLLDPGVVAQELAALRATYLPASTPPLWHGLLVQPIQGEITTQFGQARSYNGGPVSGHHSGVDIAAPAGTPVPVAAPGQVAFAGPLAERGNFVAVAHGLGMYTGYAHLSAIRVSLGDALSTGDNIGLVGTTGLSTGPHLHWECAVGGIHVDALRWTREVLP
- a CDS encoding MoxR family ATPase, producing MEDPRSIAEGIISNVEKVIVGKTDELRLTLTALLCQGHVLIEDVPGVGKTMLARSIARSTGCVFKRIQFTPDLLPTDVTGVSIYSNKTDDFEFRAGPIMAQIVLADEINRATPKTQSALLEAMEERQVTVDGVSRKVPSPFMVLATQNPIEYEGTFPLPEAQLDRFMLRVHLGYPSKTDEIVIMDRQQMVHPVEELPQVTDASEVLRLQTAVKAIYVDPLIKQYIVEIVEATRKHEAAYLGASPRGSLALYRTTQAFALLTGRDFVIPDDVKALAYATLGHRIIVSPSARVKNISAASVVSDCLSRVPVPGARARGGAFSAS
- a CDS encoding DUF58 domain-containing protein, which codes for MPAVPRVHSMHGFRRFHVQRSVPIIALLLIICIGFALATGFWLLFRLAYVLLAAVPLCYLWARFNLSQLDVSVERLIDRAQVGQSTDERITVRNKGLFPKVWLEVDDPTTLPGHRAGRVITLGGRQRRSWRTQAQLTRRGVFTVGPLTLTSGDPFGLFRVSRQYGRQSSIIVYPPYYDLPHFTVPPANLPGEGRFRKRTHYVTPNASGVREYVPGDSFNRIHWRSTARAGKLMVKVFELDPASDIWIVLDMQGRVQAGSGDESTEEYGVKVAASVARHFLSQNRNVGLMLYGERLEIVEVERGGQQLTHILEALAVARAVGDVPVGDLLNVEGKRFGRHTTLVVITPSVDEAWVLSLLQLTGRGVKVAVALLEASTFGANTNPLLVVGALAAADVWTYLVKRGDNLSSSLAPSGDETVQTPRLS